One genomic window of Caenorhabditis elegans chromosome I includes the following:
- the cpg-22 gene encoding DOMON domain-containing protein (Confirmed by transcript evidence), whose product MLLVPIILLFLEVTTTHQRSITQNTDCSFHYSNYSVSWNYDELSNDIVFKLKSHSDFTNFYTAIAFGKEKPEDVIAVYVRSLQIGIIDGHLVDDGAIESDEKTNVQALQFDLQNGDLTAQFARPVETFDTQDSDLGSCITIFFLTESREIITGAPLELGNEKNLQKVRVCDLAVTCATKMHNDVLVKRQEDGDVAPICSTGGEDQKNRIEWKVDGDLIYFSVFQNAKKGRWWTAIGVGESMNDLNMILLFAENGRLKKQGIFKTEGKMQPLEVEYEGIEVKKDLAIVNNGKANFDVSVEKKFFLDRADEQGCFTMQVAILAGQYQANNFNVQKHQNTPERIQICNVDSCHDPIEPQQEIDGETPKKTTQPLVKGDEDIIEASGVTVPTKEALINDVEGSGLPVTPKIENEEPKSTPHTAEVADEHPLTGVDAPSSVTSSSSSSSSLSTAGPQLVSSSTPIPVPMTPEKNHVFEVDNQTTKTVSEEPKKEETEKINDAPEVTTPRAGSHGDGSKNGCGAEHEDLKICESYFAEYLGKVNDWSEKHNMTVTSHMWKACTLLSQVQHVTTMCCTIFRNTCATHLSL is encoded by the exons ATGCTTCTTGTGCCAATTATTCTACTATTTCTGGAGGTTACAACAACGCATCAGAGAAGTATTACTCAGAATACT GACTGCTCATTCCACTATTCGAATTATTCAGTCAGTTGGAATTACGATGAACTGAGTAATGATATTGTCTTCAAATTGAAATCTCATTCTGATTTTACGAATTTCTACACAGCAATAGCTTTTGGAAAGGAGAAGCCG GAAGATGTAATTGCTGTATACGTGCGGTCACTTCAAATTGGTATAATTGATGGACATCTTGTGGATGATGGAGCTATCGAATCCGATGAAAAAACCAATGTTCAAGctttacagtttgatctacaaaatggGGATTTGACAGCTCAGT tcgcCCGCCCAGTTGAAACATTTGACACTCAGGACTCAGATCTTGGAAGCTGCATT aCAATTTTCTTTCTTACCGAATCCCGCGAAATCATCACCGGAGCCCCATTGGAATtaggaaatgagaaaaacttaCAGAAAGTTCGAGTTTGTGATTTGGCTGTCACTTGCGCCACAAAAATGCACAATG aTGTTCTTGTAAAAAGACAAGAGGATGGAGATGTTGCTCCAATTTGCTCAACTGGAGGAGAggatcagaaaaatcgaattgaaTGGAAAGTCGATGGAGATTTG ATTTATTTCTCCGTATTCCAAAATGCAAAGAAAGGACGTTGGTGGACAGCAATTGGAGTTGGAGAATCAATGAATGATCTCAATATGATTCTattatttgctgaaaatggtcgtttaaaaaaacaaggaattttcaaaactgaaggAAAAATGCAACCATTGGAAGTTGAATATGAAGGAATTGAAGTGAAAAAAGATTTGGCTATTGTGAATAATGGGAAAGCGAATTTCGATGTTTCTGTCGAGAAGAAGTTCTTCCTGGATCGAgcc GATGAACAAGGCTGCTTCACTATGCAAGTTGCAATTCTCGCTGGTCAATATCAAGCAAACAAtttcaatgttcaaaaacatcaaaatactCCAGAACGTATTCAAATCTGTAATGTAGACTCATGTCATGACCCAATTGAGCCCCAACAGGAAATTGATGGAGAAACTCCGAAGAAAACTACCCAGCCTTTAGTCAAAGGCGATGAGGACATTATTGAAGCGTCTGGAGTAACTGTGCCAACAAAAGAAGCTCTAATTAATGATGTGGAAGGTTCTGGACTTCCTGTAACACCGAAAATTGAGAATGAAGAACCAAAGTCTACACCACATACAGCAGAAGTTGCAGATGAGCATCCATTGACTGGAGTTGATGCTCCAAGTTCTGTtacgtcatcatcatcttcatcatcttctttgTCAACTGCTGGCCCTCAATTAGTGTCTTCTTCAACCCCAATTCCTGTACCAATGACCCCTGAAAAAA ATCATGTCTTCGAAGTCGATAATCAAACAACCAAAACAGTGAGTGAAGAaccgaaaaaagaagaaacagaAAAGATCAATGATGCACCAGAAGTTACAACACCAAGAGCTGGAAGTCATGGAGATGGAAGTAAAAATGGTTGTGGAGCAGAACATGAagacttgaaaatttgtgaatccTACTTTGCCGAGTATTTGGGAAAAGTTAACGATTGGTCTGAAAAGCATAATATGACAGTGACAAGTCATATGTGGAAG gcGTGCACTTTACTGTCCCAAGTTCAACATGTGACAACAATGTGCTGTACAATTTTCCGAAACACGTGTGCCACGCATCTCAGCCTATAA
- the T10E9.8 gene encoding uncharacterized protein (Confirmed by transcript evidence) yields the protein MQISTVSNHRPAACFELFDTPKAALLTVSMQILTMLLEVAIYFILESKGFFVSSGIFRMVLLPVATVYIGGAILAAFGILMKRRLFITIHTTITMTLMFLTDALAISIIFLMAIGKRSTYLNQLPGQFVNENKFYSVLGPFWMYLGAICLHITVAINMAFLQPLNEYSASFENGSEKAKATPTNYTDDEKKQEIDQ from the exons ATGCAAATTTCAACAGTTTCAAATCACCGTCCAGCAGCCtgttttgagctttttgatACTCCAAAAGCTGCTCTTTTAACAGTATCAATGCAAATTCTAACAATGTTATTGGAAGTTGCAATCTATTTTATTCTCGAATCAAAAGGATTTTTTGTGAGCAGTGGAATATTTCGAATGGTTCTTTTACCAGTTGCAACTGTATACATTGGTGGAGCAATTCTTGCtgcttttggaattttgatgaAACGAAGATTATTTATTACAATTCATACGACTATTACAATGACATTAATGTTTTTGACTGATGCTCTTgctatttcaattatttttttaatggcaaTTGGAAAACGATCTACTTATCTAAATCAACTACCGGGCCAATTtgtaaatgaaaataaattctacAG tGTCCTTGGCCCATTTTGGATGTATCTTGGTGCAATCTGTCTTCATATAACTGTTGCAATCAATATGGCATTTTTGCAGCCACTCAATGAATATTCAGCTTCGTTTGAA AATGGATCCGAGAAGGCCAAAGCGACACCGACGAATTATACAgatgatgagaaaaaacaagaaattgatCAATAA
- the T10E9.2 gene encoding C2H2-type domain-containing protein (Confirmed by transcript evidence) — translation MPPKRKQLRRNSSSIDSNSLQQQNLLHVCGYCSKLMGNDEKEHLEHAMSHQNEVTQCRTCCIPVNKEETEDHLKRIHACNYRHIKFSIDNSLIELRIAAGKSYSNFWGIRLSSTDSTLNSFSSNSARWWQNFKNGRSLGTFRILNSKFSWKCPMCEGKSAVNFNETISMRTYALTHLEHHHFEEVMVSVPGFFEFEWYHLNEETDFDVRALMHIRQQRIMCKGRSYLTFYTINLSKMENGENFLTKLKKRSGMEKEEVRYCLVCCCLVSSETIKQHFRLSSHSCLDPIASSSSFTHVQPDPKEVANEAGENVNNAENPEEEEVYTFEFPKELFLYSNVFKNLRKDEFKWRCCLCPRAHAHIFTTQLIMRMYALRHIDQHHKYLFTEEFMNYEWLSAKHEIRASFDIRTFTPLQYTIKGESTFNATDPNDYTLPQQYFFIPKDFINETVICGFCYRSFNKIDFLLHIVLHGFRVVTRETAKLRPASYTETANELMGQNNYSDGGLDDEPHNILSVDGKRLKSKMDLLAKRSYLNVPRFSEVTTPGKSERDTDGEIYTPSGRRSAMNARKLLTETFKVLQDNFRNRKDTWNESSCSSSSSSDESNSEDDRFERNLLLEATTKDERRERSKSTELKVKDLSKMRPAEVREWVKREAEKRGVDWKDQSSSSEGEDMESETTTERIAGNNWNNMRLKDIKELVRTAAKRKKIDISNDSSSDSDDC, via the exons aTGCctccaaaaagaaaacagcTTCGACGAAACTCATCAAGTATCGATTCAAATAGTTTGCAACAG caaaatctGTTGCATGTCTGTGGATACTGCTCCAAACTGATGGGAAACGATGAAAAAGAACATTTGGAACATGCAATGAGCCATCAG AACGAAGTAACCCAATGTCGTACCTGCTGTATTCCTGTAAATAAAGAAGAAACAGAAGATCATCTGAAACGAATTCATG cctgCAATTATCGTcacatcaaattttccattgacAACTCTTTAATCGAACTTCGGATCGCCGCTGGAAAATCATATTCAAACTTTTGGGGTATTCGCCTCTCTTCAACGGATTCCACACTAAACAGCTTCAGTTCAAACTCTGCAAGATGGTGgcagaactttaaaaatgggCGGTCTCTTGGGACATTCCGAattctaaattcaaaatttagctgGAAATGTCCAATGTGTGAAGGAAAATCAGCCGTTAATTTCAATGAGACAATCAGTATGCGGACATACGCCCTGACTCATTTAGAACATCATCATTTCGAAGAAGTTATGGTTAGTGTTCCTgggtttttcgaatttgagtGGTATCATCTCAATGAAGAGACTGATTTCGATGTGAGAGCCTTAATGCATATACGACAACAAAGAATTATGTGCAAAGGGCGGAGCTATTTGACATTTTACACTATTAACTTGTCTAAAATGGAAAACGGTGAGAATTTCCTGACaaagttgaagaaaagaaGTGGAATGGAGAAGGAAGAAGTCAGATATTGTCTTGTTTGTTGCTGCTTGGTGTCTTCTGAAACAATTAAACAACACTTTCGATTATCAAGTCATAGTTGTCTAGATCC TATCGCATCGAGCTCATCCTTCACACATGTCCAACCTGACCCAAAAGAAGTTGCGAACGAAGCCGGTGAGAATGTGAATAACGCTGAAAatccagaagaagaagaagtatacacttttgaatttcccaaGGAATTGTTTCTATATTCTAATGTTTTCaag aacCTACGAAAAGATGAATTCAAGTGGCGTTGTTGTCTCTGTCCACGTGCCCATGCTCACATTTTCACGACTCAACTCATTATGAGAATGTATGCTCTTCGACATATTGATCAACATCACAAGTACCTTTTTACTGAAGAATTCATGAATTATGAATGGTTATCGGCGAAACATGAAATCAGAGCTTCATTCGATATTAGAACATTCACACCTCTTCAGTATACGATTAAGGGAGAATCAACGTTCAATGCaac aGATCCAAATGATTATACTCTTCCACAGCAAtacttttttattccaaaagaTTTCATCAACGAGACAGTCATTTGTGGGTTCTGCTATCGAtcatttaataaaattgattttctactTCATATCGTTCTTCATGGATTTAGAGTCGTCACCAG AGAAACTGCAAAACTTCGTCCAGCGTCTTATACTGAAACCGCGAATGAATTGATGGGACAAAATAACTATTCGGATGGTGGACTTGATGATGAACCACACAATATTTTGTCTGTCGATGGGAAGcggctaaaatcaaaaatggatTTATTAGCTAAAAGAAGTTACCTGAATGTTCCTCGATTCTCAGAAGTAACTACGCCTGGCAAAAGTGAAAGAGACACTGATGGAGAAATTTATACG ccaagtgGTCGAAGATCTGCTATGAATGCTCGAAAACTTCTCACTGAAACCTTCAAAGTTCTCCAAGATAACTTTCGAAATAGGAAAGACACGTGGAATGAATCATCGTGCTCTTCTTCGTCTTCGTCGGATGAATCAAACTCTGAAGACGATAGATTCGAACGGAATTTGTTATTAGAAGCTACTACAAAAGATGAGAGACGAGAAAGATCGAAAAGTACAGAACTTAAAGTGaaagatttatcaaaaatgagGCCAGCTGAAGTTCGTGAATGGGTTAAAAGAGAAGCTGAAAAGCGAGGAGTTGACTGGAAAGATCAgtcatcatcatcagaagGAGAAGATATGGAATCGGAAACTACCACGGAACGAATAGCAGGAAATAATTGGAATAATATGAGATTAAAAGATATCAAAGAACT tgttcGCACAGCAGCAAAAAGGAAGAAGATTGATATTTCAAACGATTCCAGTAGTGATTCAGATGATTGTTAG
- the T10E9.1 gene encoding F-box domain-containing protein (Confirmed by transcript evidence), whose protein sequence is MVRKPIEILDLPPELLEKLIEKCDLISRCKLRATSSTMNHAVSSTKLFIPSVYIKDLHSVGVLVKLTFKLFKDVHSLKFKMTPECDTRISQSSKNDIIIEGSRPIDEAIAFLNRMCFQNNVVIGFLTVELSDNFEELNNKFMETLDNMESSLKVQSIFWRNPRKCDLLWKMFDKCDGSLLNGLKIDGQARDDDDDFDFLGKNAAIVQKMDKIEISTITTATYEDVMALKASVISLKSKKFTGDLICDVIEKFVATRSTGSKLDIMNPSGLDFENIPAGFTQVEQDSGHNVYHKQLPDDQRLVVLWKSENWINLEIGKTGNYDFSPSFKKILLGLPHFADDSSEYDDNYDDYDNDEDSNFDPDYDYERYEDNLDESDYEDTDYGENEEFY, encoded by the exons atgGTGAGAAAACCTATCGAAATATTAGACTTGCCCCCAGAATTGTTAGAGAAGCTTATCGAGAAATGTGATTTAATTTCAAG aTGCAAACTTCGTGCAACCTCTTCTACTATGAATCATGCTGTTTCATCTACAAAACTCTTCATTCCATCGGTCTATATCAAGGATCTTCACAGTGTAGGAGTTCTCGTAAAACTTACATTTAAACTATTCAAAGATGTACATTCTCTCAAGTTTAAAATGACTCCCGAATGCGACACAAGAATCTCccaatcttcgaaaaatgataTTATAATTGAAGGATCTCGACCAATTGATGAGGCTATCGCATTCCTTAATCGaatgtgttttcaaaataatgttgTTATTGGATTCCTAACTGTAGAATTATCAGATAATTTCGAGGAATTGAATAATAAGTTTATGGAGACATTAGATAACATGGAAAGTTCTCTAAAAGTTCAAtccattttttggagaaatccGCGAAAATGTGACCTTctctggaaaatgtttgataaaTGTGATGGAAGTTTGCTGAATGGTTTGAAAATAGACGGACAAGCTCGTGATGATGACGAtgatttcgattttctcgggaaaaatgcggcaattgtgcaaaaaatggacaaaatcGAG ATCTCTACTATCACCACAGCAACCTATGAAGACGTCATGGCACTAAAAGCGTCAGTGATCTCTCTCAAATCCAAGAAGTTTACTGGTGACCTTatttgtgacgtcatcgaGAAGTTCGTGGCTACCAGATCAACTGGATCGAAACTTGACATCATGAACCCAAGTGGcctagattttgaaaatattcctGCAGGATTTACACAAGTTGAGCAGGACTCTGGCCA CAATGTATATCACAAGCAACTTCCAGATGATCAAAGACTTGTagttttatggaaaagtgagaattggattaatttagaaattggaaaaaccggaaattatgaTTTCTCGCCTAGTTTT aagaaaattcTACTCGGTCTACCCCATTTCGCTGACGATTCTTCGGAGTACGATGACAATTATGATGATTATGATAACGATGAGGATAGCAATTTTGATCCCGATTATGACTACGAACGTTATGAAGATAATCTCGATGAATCTGACTATGAAGATACAGATTATGGGGAAAACGAAGAATTCTATTAA
- the acdh-4 gene encoding Short/branched chain specific acyl-CoA dehydrogenase, mitochondrial (Confirmed by transcript evidence): MSLLVHQLRLSSCRRLISSTSSLLSSKPRNEDDIPHPLQVLSEQETGFVKTVRQFADTVIKPLVREMDRTSEMTPAVINGCFENGLMGIEVPEKYGGPGATFFDAALVIEEISKVDASVGAMVDVHNTLFIPLIIELGTEKQKEKYLPKCYTSSVGSFALSETGSGSDAFALKTTAKKDGDDYVINGSKMWISNSEQSETFLVFANADPSKGYKGITCFIVEKGTKGFTIGKHEDKLGVRSSSTCPLHFDNVRVHKSAILGEFGKGYKYAIEYLNAGRIGIGAQMLGLAQGCFDQTIPYLQQREQFGQRIIDFQGMQHQIAQVRTEIEAARLLVYNAARMKQHGLPFVREAAMAKLFASPKNSPSRNTIVTVKLERFTKELPTFN; the protein is encoded by the exons ATGTCTCTTCTCGTCCACCAACTCCGTTTGAGCTCATGCAGACGCTTGATCTCTAGCACGTCATCATTGTTATCTTCAAAACCACGTAATGAGGATGATATTCCACATCCATTGCAAGTATTGTCGGAGCAGGAAACCGGATTCGTTAAAACTG TTCGTCAATTTGCGGATACAGTGATAAAACCTCTGGTTCGTGAAATGGATCGAACTTCGGAAATGACTCCAGCTGTGATCAATGGATGCTTTGAAAATGGG CTGATGGGCATCGAAGTTCCTGAAAAGTACGGTGGCCCTGGAGCAACGTTTTTCGATGCTGCTCTCgtaattgaagaaatttcaaaagttgatgCATCGGTTGGAGCAATGGTTGATGTTCATAATACACTCTTTATTCCTTTAATTATTGAACTTGgaacagaaaaacaaaaagagaaatatCTTCCAAAATGTTATACTTCATCAGTTGGATCATTTGCTCTTTCCGAGACCGGATCTGGATCTGATGCATTTGCATTGAAAACAACTGCAAAGAAAGATGGAGATGACTATGTGATTAATGGATCAAAGATGTGGATCTCAAATTCGGAGCAATCGGAAACATTCTTGGTGTTTGCTAATGCGGATCCAAGTAAAGGATACAAAGGAATTACATGTTTCATTGTTGAAAAGGGTACTAAAGGATTTACCATTGGAAAGCAT GAGGACAAATTGGGAGTTCGTTCATCTTCTACGTGCCCACTTCATTTTGATAATGTACGCGTTCACAAGTCGGCAATTCTTGGAGAATTTGGAAAAG GTTACAAGTACgcaattgaatatttgaatgcTGGTCGTATCGGAATTGGAGCTCAAATGCTTGGATTAGCTCAAGGATGTTTTGATCAGACAATTCCATATCTTCAACAAAGAGAACAGTTTGGGCAGAGAATTATTGATTTCCAG GGAATGCAACATCAAATTGCTCAAGTCAGAACTGAAATCGAAGCTGCTCGTCTGTTGGTTTACAATGCTGCTCGTATGAAGCAACACGGATTACCATTTGTTCGTGAGGCAGCAATGGCGAAGCTCTTTGCATCACCAAAGAATTCCCCGTCGAGAAATACTATCGTGACTGTAAAATTGGAACGATTTACGAAGGAACTTCCAACATTCAATTGA
- the acdh-4 gene encoding Short/branched chain specific acyl-CoA dehydrogenase, mitochondrial (Confirmed by transcript evidence), with protein sequence MDRTSEMTPAVINGCFENGLMGIEVPEKYGGPGATFFDAALVIEEISKVDASVGAMVDVHNTLFIPLIIELGTEKQKEKYLPKCYTSSVGSFALSETGSGSDAFALKTTAKKDGDDYVINGSKMWISNSEQSETFLVFANADPSKGYKGITCFIVEKGTKGFTIGKHEDKLGVRSSSTCPLHFDNVRVHKSAILGEFGKGYKYAIEYLNAGRIGIGAQMLGLAQGCFDQTIPYLQQREQFGQRIIDFQGMQHQIAQVRTEIEAARLLVYNAARMKQHGLPFVREAAMAKLFASPKNSPSRNTIVTVKLERFTKELPTFN encoded by the exons ATGGATCGAACTTCGGAAATGACTCCAGCTGTGATCAATGGATGCTTTGAAAATGGG CTGATGGGCATCGAAGTTCCTGAAAAGTACGGTGGCCCTGGAGCAACGTTTTTCGATGCTGCTCTCgtaattgaagaaatttcaaaagttgatgCATCGGTTGGAGCAATGGTTGATGTTCATAATACACTCTTTATTCCTTTAATTATTGAACTTGgaacagaaaaacaaaaagagaaatatCTTCCAAAATGTTATACTTCATCAGTTGGATCATTTGCTCTTTCCGAGACCGGATCTGGATCTGATGCATTTGCATTGAAAACAACTGCAAAGAAAGATGGAGATGACTATGTGATTAATGGATCAAAGATGTGGATCTCAAATTCGGAGCAATCGGAAACATTCTTGGTGTTTGCTAATGCGGATCCAAGTAAAGGATACAAAGGAATTACATGTTTCATTGTTGAAAAGGGTACTAAAGGATTTACCATTGGAAAGCAT GAGGACAAATTGGGAGTTCGTTCATCTTCTACGTGCCCACTTCATTTTGATAATGTACGCGTTCACAAGTCGGCAATTCTTGGAGAATTTGGAAAAG GTTACAAGTACgcaattgaatatttgaatgcTGGTCGTATCGGAATTGGAGCTCAAATGCTTGGATTAGCTCAAGGATGTTTTGATCAGACAATTCCATATCTTCAACAAAGAGAACAGTTTGGGCAGAGAATTATTGATTTCCAG GGAATGCAACATCAAATTGCTCAAGTCAGAACTGAAATCGAAGCTGCTCGTCTGTTGGTTTACAATGCTGCTCGTATGAAGCAACACGGATTACCATTTGTTCGTGAGGCAGCAATGGCGAAGCTCTTTGCATCACCAAAGAATTCCCCGTCGAGAAATACTATCGTGACTGTAAAATTGGAACGATTTACGAAGGAACTTCCAACATTCAATTGA